The sequence ATCTTTTAAAATTGCTCTATCAATCATATTCATTCAAAGTCTCTTTTTTTTCCTGATTTTTCCACATAATGCTTATAACCTGCAAGATATCTAAAACCTAGGTTAGTTAATTTATGTAATTGTACACTGATACTAACATAATACAATTTCTTTGTCTATTCCAGTTGAGTTAAGGAAGCAGAGTTTTTGTTCTGTTCAACTTGTCAACATATCCAATGATTATGTTGCATTCAAGGTTAATGCTTCTCTCTTACTGTTTGCCTCCAATATAGAGATTACAACCGTTAGTGATGGGATAAGCAGGAATTGTATGCTCTGCACTTCAGTTCAAATTgcctcttgaaattttatgctcaTTAAGTAACTTGTTCATTATTGCACTGAATTAGTACATATTTGTTTGAGACCAGTCACTCTCGTCAGCATAGTCAAAATAGCATCTAATCTTGCATATTTCATTGTCTTCTGGTGTCAAACTTATCACTAATTAGTCTGAGATACTTTCCTTCCATTTCTTGTTCCATTATGATCTTCTCTGGTGCTGTACCTTATCCTTACTATCCATTGTCAGTTGCTCTTTGTTTACTTTGCTAGATTCTCAAGCATTGGAGGTTAATGTCTCAGTTATTTTCTTGATTGATAGGCTTAATTATTCATGGAAGCCTACTTGTGTGCCTTTTGTTGGAGATGAATGTTGTCTTTGCATTGCCATTGCCATTGCCATTGTTCTCATGAGTTATTTGTAATTGAAAGTGATTAAACTATTTCCATATTCACTAGGTTAAAACAACATCTCCTAAGAGATACTGTGTGCAACCAAATATGGGCATCATTCTACCAAGATCAACCTGCAACTTTACAGGTCTGCTATCTCGCTTTTGTTTTAACATTGTAAATATTCATGCCTAATATATAATCCAAAGTTTCTAGTTAGTAATTAATATCAGTTTATAAAAGGTGCTTCTTGAGTTATGGCTGTAAAAATTTTACAAGGAAATGAGATCAGGCTGCATCCTGTTATCATATCTTTACTCGAGCCATTTCCCATTCACATGGATCAGCTAGAAGTTGTTACTGAATTTAATGATAATGTGCAAATAATTTCTACATTGCATATTGGCACATTATTGGTATCTGTGTGTTTGATTATTTGCTTGGTTATGCAATTCTATTTTAGTTACTATGCAAGCACCGAAGGAAACTCCACGTGATATGCAATTAAAAGATAAGTTCCTTGTTCAGAGCACAGTCATTCCATTTGGTACTACTGATGAGGACATTGTACCAAGTTTTGTAAGTATCTAATAAATTGAAGTCTTATGTGTAGTATTATACTATGTCCCATGATTGTTCTTTTTTGGCTCTACAGTTCTTTAAAGAAAATGGTAAATACATCCAAGAAAACAAGTTGAGAGTTGCCCTTATCAGCCATCTACATCCTCCACCACCAGAAAATAGAACTTTGAGGCAGGAGCCAGCTCATGATATTCCTGATTTGGCTGAGATTTCTATTGCCACTAATGGCATTTTGAAACATGAACCAGCTGAAGAAGTTCCCATTTTGATAGAAACTTCTATCTCAAACAGTGGTGCTCTGAAACAGGAGCTTGATCATGAAAGAGAGATGTCAAAAGAGACTTGTTATTTTAGTGATCAAACACTTGGTGGAGTAGCAGATGTAACCCCATCTCTTGTAAGAGATCTCCTTCCCTGCATGTTTTCTGTTTCTGTTGCAGCTTCCTTTTTTGTTGGAAAGCTTACTTCAGATAGTGTCAATATTTGCACGTTTAATTTGTACTGAACTACCAGAATCTGGATCTTGTAAATATTATGTTTGTAAACAGGCATTTAATATCAACATTATGCACTTTCTGATATTGTAGAATCATCTAGCCTCTATAATCATCAGATTTAATGATATTTgcaattttgatgttgaaattgGTTCATTACTTATGGTACCATAAATCTGTCTCCTTATCTGATGGAGCTTCTTAACTGGACTCATGTTTGTCCAGGTGGCCGAAGATATTGATGAGTTGAAGTTGAAACTCAATAATCTCGAAGCAAAATTCAATGAGGTTAGATAGTTCTAATATGTAGCTTTATTATACCTATTTATGCCGTTATTCTGGTGTTATGCGTTATATTTCTTATCACATGTTATTTTTTGGTATTGACAACTCTCTTTTGAGCAAGACTTTTGTTACCTTTTCCTGTTGGCAAGTCAAAATGGGAATAGCATACCATTGGAAGGGAAGCAAAGGTACCACTCATGGGGCCCATGCTGTCATCCTTCCTCTCTAATCACCTTGAATCCCCATTTGTCTTAACACCATCAGGAAACAAAGGCATTTATCATTCTCTCATATATCATGCTATTTTTCACCCGTGTCCCAGAACATTCTCTTGCAATCTGCATTTATCAGAAAAGAGTGATTTGCTGATTTTGCATAATGGAAATTGCATTGTGTACTGTACTATTTTAGACCATAAACAGTTgttttattttcaaagttcttgcaaTGTCTTTCAAATTGCATGTTTATATTGTATTCAGAACCTCGCAGAGCATATTTGAATAACCATATTACTAAGCAGAGCTTCAGGTTTCAGTTCAGTTGCTCTAGTTGTGTTTTGTTTCTACTTGTAGCTGTAACATTGGAATTTATAATAGTAATACAtagtaatattatatatatatatatgtatgtatgtatgtatgtgaatGTGAATGtgaatgtgtgtgtgtgcgtgtgcgtGTGTGTGAGGCTAAATTCCATCTTTTTTAGGCAACATGTTACCATATAGTCTAAGAGATGGAAATATTTGCAGGCTGAGAAGACAATAACAAGTATGAGAGAAGAGAATATTGCAGCCATTCAAGACAGAGATAAATTTCAACTAGAAATTGtgagttttttttattgaaaacaaAAGGTTATGATTCTTATACTATAAAGAACATCTTATATGTAGGAGCGAGATGGAGCTTAAATATTTTGCATACCCATTAGATATTTGCAGAAAAGTAAACTAAACTTCTTTTTTGTGCTGCAAAGCTTTGTAGTAGATTAACCATCTGTCAATACATGGTCTATGCTGACACCTATCTCATACTAACCATGTTCTTTAAGAAGAGTCAACTGTGGAATGCAATTGAGGATCTCTTTTCTGAATCTTCTCTCCTTTTTACCATACAAGTCTGCATTCTCGAGGTTCTTTTCTCATTAGCTATCAACCTAATACTAGATAGGTTCAATTATAAGTCTAAAGTAATAGTAGTAGACTAGTGGTGGCTCCACATTATCACGTGTCTCCAGTCTCTTTTTCTGCTCAAGGTCACTCACTATACCCCGCTTTATCCACATCAGTAGGTAGCCTATTTTTTGCTTGAGTTCTCTTGTCATACTTAGTAGTAGATTCATTCTGTACCTTGCAGACACTTGTAGTAGGATATCAATTAACATGACCCGATTCTAAAGAAAACTATTTCATTAACTTCATAGGTTCAAAGGCAAGCGACCCAAAATGTTCAAAAGTTATTTGGACTAGACCCATTTAGCATTTATATATGATTATAATCATCCAACCATTTTGGGTATGGAACTGTTTGAGGTGTCAAACATCCCCATTCAATTAATGCTGGTTGAAAGACAAATAATTGATAGACTTGCTTATTCAGCTGTTGAAATTTCCATCTTTATCTGATGATGTTGAGACCATGGGCATATTGTCTTAAAGCTTCAAATTGGCTGCTTCATAAACTATACACTATATCTTCAATATGCAAGGCATCATTCTCATTCTCATTCTCGGGGAGAAGCCTGAGTCCAAAAGTACGTGAAATGGCTGCTGATTAGCACAAATAGtattcttttttatatatatgatgtcATTTTGTGGGAATATTTGTTGGTACAAGTTTCTCTTCTACTGCTATTTGATTGGTGCATTTTTCTCCTTTCAGGCTGCGCTGAGAAGGAAATATGTTGTCAACGTTCAATCCGGTTTTCCATTTTCGTTTATAGTATTCGTGGCACTAGTTACTATGGCATTTGGATATCTACTGCACccatgaaatccatctcaatGCTCAAGCCTGGCTTAGTTTCATCAGAGCTAGAAACTATAATTTGTAAGCAAAAAGATTACAATTCCAATGTCAAATGTCAAATATTACAAACTCTTGCAATTTTTTTTACGTCTTCCCCTGCCTGCTTATGCCATATTTCCATGTAACAAATGTTCCACTTTGTATAAAGAGAATTCAAGGCTGATGTCAATTTATGTAAAATGTGTGTATCTTGTGACATTTCTGCAAAAACATGCTTTGTTTTGGACCTTTAATTTCTGATACGGATCAATATTCTTACTGTAAAAAAAGGGTTTCCCTTTCCATCCCAATATTCTTCCCCACTGTCTTGTGCTTTCTTTTAGTAAGCTTTTGTTGCACAGTGTTACTACTTCCGAGAGCCTTGTCAGCCGTCGTTGGATCTTTCCAGCTAGTCCAAGAACATAACTACAGGGCATCAGATGATCACAAATGTAATTGCACTATCCATGTCTCTGGGAAAGCTCCAATCTTGTGATAGATACCACATGCAATGTTGTTCCAATCTAATCATCCTCCAAGTTGGAAGGATTCGTGTTTATCTCTTATCTATGACCACAGCATCGCCATCATCTCCCGCCTGTTTCGGTATCATCTTCCTCGACAGTACATTGATTGATCCCTTGCACTACACCACTGGTAGTCCAATCCTTTCCTCAGCTCAGGCATTATGAAGATAAACTTAGGAAGATATATGTTATATTATTCGGTGGATCATtcattctttctcttttgagGTTTTGGATTgggttgatttttttttaattaaaattgattttagTTCGAATCGGTTAATCAAGTCGAAGAAGAGTACCCTCCCAAACTTAATCCGTGTAGtctttaaaatcaaattattgataAATCTATTCGGATTAAAGATCTATATTTGAGATTCTATTTTTTGATTCGAATTCGATTCCCATACTCATGCTTGGTGCAGAAGATACAAAACATGCAATCTATCTAGATTTACTCCATCATTAGTACACTAATCAGTCTGTCGAATTGTTGCGTGAACCCAACAAATGTACTCCGGTGGCAATTCATTGGTGAATCCACAGTTGGTAGTGACCGGTTTCTCATGCAGGTGACCACCACCTACTGTGAACCATATGATTGCCCTGATTTGTACAAAAAGTTTCTGATCGATAAGGGACAGACATTGATGCCGTGTGATGTATCAATAGTTAGCCATCATTCTGCAAGTGAACTCATATCACATCTATATATATGCACACCTGCATATGCTCTCAGTGAAATAAATGAACAGCAGATCACACACAGCCGAGTGTTTCATATCAACATGCTATTCTTTCTAGTTCAAGAGAATATTAACATATCGACCATAATACATACATTATGTAGTTCATTGCACCAGGCTAATGTAAATGTGGGGTTTGGTCCCTCTTACCCGCAAGACATGAACCTTCAGACATTCAGGTCTACGGTACTAATTTGTTCTACCTTTCTGTCTACACTTATACTATTTtgattatatacatacatacatacacacacgtaAACATTTCAATTTCGATGCAGTAGAATCGCTACACTGTCTGCATCTCCCGATCGTCCGCCGCCACTGCATCCATAAGTGAAAACCTTTCTCCGGAGCTAGGAATATCATCAGAATCCATCTCAGGTTGCATCATGCTCCTGATGAACTCTGTGAACAGAGGCCAATGCTCCGGCGAGAAGAATTCAGCACCCATCCTATGATAAGTGAATGAATCCAATCTTGAATTCTCAGCGAGAATGTTCTCCTTTATTCTTCGGAAGCCAGTAGTACCCACTCCCACGAGGGAATAATTCTCGCCGGCGAGTCTCACCCCATGCTTCCTGCATGCTCTCATAATCTGAGACAGCAGTGACTCCGGGCTGGACTTCACACCCTGAGGCTGATCCCGGTCAGAGAGGTCCATGCCTGGGACGATCATGGTGCAAGACTTGCTTGAGAAGATCTCCGCCACCGCCTCGTACCCGTCTCTACCGTCAGTGTTGTAGAACCCAGCCGTCAGTTGGGACGGCCGCGACCGGGTTTTATGCCACCAGTGCAGAAGCGGCACCTTGGCGGAGAGTGCAACAGGCAAATCACCAAACACTTGTGATGCCACCGAGAGCAGTCGGCCACCGTGAGATAAGAGCTTGCCGGAGTACCAGGACAGGAAGAATTGCCCGTAGGCCGTCTCCCAGGAGCCGCCATTCTCTTTGAAGAATTTCCCGAAAGCCGGTGACTGGTTGTATTCAGGGGCATCATGAGGGCCAGAATGGCCCCAGATAGGGTTGCCGGCTTCCATGGCGTGCCGTTTGAGATCAGCGAGCATATACTTGTCGTAACATTGGAATTCTCCAACACCAGTAAATCCATGGCTGCCGGAAGGAGGAAAAGAAGGGTATCGCAGCTCGCCATTGGGTCCGAGACCGATGGTGATGTCCTAAGAGGCAAAGGTTCGATTTTTATCCAGACGAACCGGATGAGGAAGGAAACGAAGAAAGGAGGCGGCTTTGCTTACCTCGATGGTGGCGCCGAAGAAGTCGGAGAAGGCAAAGCGGAAGCTTTGGAAGAACTCCTCGTACACTTCCATCGGGGTCTTGCCGTCGAGGACGGGGAGGTCGTCGACCGCGAACGAGAGGCAGTCGGGGTGCCGGCGGCCAGAGCGGTCGGAGAAGAGGAGGTCGGGGTTGGAAGCGGCGGTGCGGGAGACCGACTCTGGGAGAGGGAGGCGGGGACGGCGTTGGGCGTGAAGGTGGAGGGAGACCCGGAGGCGGAGACCGACGTCGCGGGCCATGGCGGCGAGGGCGAGGTAGGAGGTCCATTCACCGGCGGCAGCGACGCCCCAGAAAACAGGGAGGTCGACGCCGTGGACGCCGAGGAGAGCGAGGGCGCGGAGGCCGGCTGCGATGGCTTTGCCGTGGTTCACGGCGTTGCAGTCGGAGACCGCATCCAACGGCAGACCGACGTACAGCCGAACCGGACCCGCCTAAACCAAAATTAATCCAAACCATCCGTTGCTTACATCAAAAAACAACGACAATAATCTGGACAGCAACGCTTAATCGCATTTATCTAAATAACATCTACGATTAAAATCATAATTAATCTTCGATCTTAAGCAGTAAATATGTCCAACAAAACAAAGGTAGAAATTAACGAAACTAACCTCCTTCTTCTTCATGGGAGGCGGCGCTTTCTCTTCCAGGACCGCCTCAGACCGGACAGCGCCCTTGCGAGCCACCCAAACCGCTCGCTTCCTCCACGCCCCGCTCGCCGGCGGCTGGAACCCGACGCAGCTAGTTCTTGTTCTGGCCTTGATGGAATCCCGGAAGCCCAGGGTTCGGGCAGGCAACAACGCCTCCGGCACAGCCGCCCCTGCTCGCTTCACCGCCAAACCAACCTCCATCTTCCCCGACTGCTACTTCAACCGAAGCAGAATAGGAATGATTTGGTGTTCCAATTGTGAGAGTGTGGCTGTTCGAGATCATAAAAAGGGGGCGGGGCGGGGCGTCGGACGAGGGGCCAGAAAAGTAACGCCACGTGGCAACTAATCCGCAACAGAGCTACAAATCCTATTTTTTGGGGATTGAATGACATATATACCCTCGACCACCGGATCATCTCCCTCGAAGAGGTTCGGCAATTTGGTGGTTTTTGGTAAAAGGCTGGAATATAATTGGAAATTGGAAAGGACGCGTGGCAGACAGAGCCGACACGGGAGTTTCCAGACGCCTGAGCAGCTGTGGAACACCAAACAGAGACGACTACCAATTGGGAGATCGAAGTGAAGGTTTCGGAAACGTGGCGAAGTGTCTTCCGGTTACTTTCACAAACGGAAAAGAGCCCTCGGGTAGCTGATTCGTTGACTGGCGGGCTCCAGAGCGAGGAAGAAGGCCAAAGAGATACGTGGCTTTCGGCTTTTGGTGAAGGCGGAAGGGCACCGTCACCGGCGGCCATGACACTGGCTATACGGCATTCTCCAGTGCCGGCGGGAATCTCCTCAAGCGCACCTTGTCTGACACGTCACCAGACTGAGACGGCAGCGATACTGTTGTTTAGGCTCTTCTTGCATTTATCCCCCTACGAGGTATCTATTTCGGTATATACCTTTACTAGTCATTCTTGAATTAGACTGGTGAGAAATCTGCTGTTACTGTTGACCTGATGTCAAGACATTTGGGGTTGCTTCTTCCCATGGTCATCATTTGAGTGTTTATGGGAGTGGAAGGTGGGCATGCCAAAAAGTGCCAAAACTCTTCACTCATCAGTCCAATCCACCAATTGTTGGAGGATGAACAATCAACACCATCAAGTGGGCAATCAGGGGATGAATTGTGGATTGGCATCCAACAAGATAACTATTGATGCAGGTATAATAAATCATTAAGGATAAGTTTGTTTTGCTTCAATTGTGTTGGATCCAATACAAAAAGCTACTGTTCAATAAATGGAATaattactatattttttatttaaaatatttaatgtgTATAGTCTTGAAATTAAACATGCTATCATTATAAAGGTTTaaagaatattaatattaattagaaTCAAAATATCTCTATTGTATTTGTGAAATGATTCTAAGCAACGAAGATTGTTTATAAGGATATCTGTGTATGTCAAACTAAaatttatttctaatttttgGATGGTATATATATCACCTAAATAAATATTTAGACCGACGTTTACGAGGCCGACTCAAATTGAGCCGATAGATCTATTTGGGCCTACTCCAATTGGGCCAACTTAATTTGGGCTGACTAATAGAACTAAACCGACCCGGATTTTTTGAACTGTTCAAATCCACCGCccgcccccttctctctctctctctctctctctctctctagccccAGAAAATGTCCAAGAAAATGGCCACCACTGCAACCCCCGTCGACGGCAGTGGCGGCGGCCGTCAACTCCGGTCTCATCGAAACCCTCTTCCCAGATCGCCTCGATTCCGATCCCAGAcgagtcacgaaaccgtcgttctCGCTCTACCCACTTCCCTGCGCAGCAGCAAGAAGACGAAGCAGCAAAAGAAGCGGCCCAAGACCGCGCCCTCGGAGAAAGAACAGACGCCGACCTGCGGCAGGAATCGGCGGCTGCCCTCGGCCTCACCGGACGCAGCGCCTCAGAGCCGGAGAAGGTCGCCCAGATTTGCCGCCAGCGCGGCGAAGTGCGAGAGTGGCATGGGGTCGAGTGGAGGAGGAGGGAAAGAGATTGTTCCTGCTTCGAGGAACGTGCGGCCTTCGAAGCCAGTCGGAGCGCCTCAGATTCCGAGGAGATCCCCGAGGTTAGCCTCTATTGCGGCTGTTCACGCGAAGCAAGACGGGGTTCTTGATTTGGGCGGAGGAGGGAACCCGGTGGAGGGTGCGGAGAAGGAAGGTGGGGGAAACAAGAGGACGAAAGTAGAAGTGAGGGCGGAGGAGGCGAAGGAGGTAGCGGTAGGAGCATTGGAGCATTGTTGTGGCCCCGAGGAATGGACGGAAGAGCAAGAGATGGCATTGCGGAAGGCTTACTTGTCGGCTAGGCCGTCGCCACATTTCTGGAAGAAGGTCTCCAAGATGGTATTTTTCCTTGAATCCTTCTTCTTTCCGATTCGATTTTCCTGTTGTGCTTCAGGTCCTCTGTGTTTTGGCGGACTCTAAATTTATCTGACAGGTCTTGTCGTCGATTAACTTGTTCTACACTGTGCAATAGGATCGACTAATCTGTTATGCTGATCTTTGTTCCAATCCTTGATGAGGCTGTTCTGTAGGATTTAGAACCTTTAGATTTACTGATTGATTCAAATTGTTTGAATAGACTACTTTGCTGAAATCTCAATGGAGGTCAGCATTGCCTTCAAATAAATGATGTCATTGGGTAGCTCCAGGTTTGACAATCTCTTTCTGCATTTTCCTAATTCATTTTCATCACTAGATATTTTAGAATTGCTTCTTCTTGTGTGCTTCTTGTTTAATTTCCACAGCTACGTTACATCCCCAAATAGTGACGTCTATTAGTGCTAAAATGCACACAATATTTAGagagaaaatttataataaatatgtTTCTCCATGAAATagatatatgaattataatatataAGATGAAGCAATGAAGTATTTACAGCATGAAATTTGTAAGTTTCTTATCACCAAAGAGTCTTTGAATATATTAAGAAGCACATTTACAGTACTTATTTCATAATCTGAATAAAGTAAATTGATAAGCTTTGCGCATCTTTTCCCAGCAAAGGAATAAAATCTCACATTGGCACAGCATGTGCATTTTCCTTTTTGCTGATGATTGACATTGCTGGCAAATAAGAGAACAGCAAGctagaaagaaaaataagaaattgTATCTAGTGATGCATGCCGGATCGTTCTGATTTTCCTCATAGAAAGTAGAAATAAGAACTATTACTAGAACCGACATCATGCAGGAGAATTCATTTTTGTGAGGAACAAGTCAGGCTTACATGATTGAGATGATAACTAGGCCTTCTGGTGAAGTGCATCATATATCATGCCTTTCCATGGCAGTGCTAATTACTGCATTATAACAAGGAAAAGGCTTTGACATATGTGGAATATGaaggagatttcttatgcaaagttTGCTTGTAGATGATAGTGCCAACAATAGCTTCATGGAGCCTTAGGcttaatatgttatttttaataactGTACCAGTATAAACTGGTATCTGGTTCTAAGTTTTAGATCTTTTTGATGATCATGGTGAACCACAACTTTCAAGAGCGGGCCTTGATACAAGGGTAAGATTGCTCCTTTGTGTCCTGGGAAATCAAGATTTGAGTCATGGAAAcagtttttttaaatatttaaagataagattGTGTATATTGATTCTCCCCTGGTGGGAGCCTCGTCTTTTGGGTATTTCCTTTAGTGAATCATAACTTTTGTTCTAATTGATGAATAGGAGTAATAAGTGAATTTGCTAATTTTTTAGCTCTATGCAGCTTTCACATCTACGTCCACATCCACTACTTCCCTTTAATCCATGAGCCATTGAGGATATCCCTAAGGGTGAAATCCAGtgcaaaaaaaattacaaataaagTGAGGTCCAATCCATAAGGaattctattttaaaattttcagtgGGCACTTCCAGTGAATCAAGCTGTCAACAGCATAACCTGTGTTCAGAGTTTTGAATCCTTATGCTTACATTTCAGGAAACCAGAAGTAGCAGTTCAATATTATACTGTTAATTCTGATACATCCTTAATCTTCCATGACAAATAACATAACAAAATATAATGTTAATTGTCAGTTTTACTGAAATTGATGTATTGCACTTGACTCCGAATTATACAGttgagtcatgaatgccaataattGCTATTGttcatatgaatcatggttttatATTATAAACACTGTTACTGTAATTATGAAGTCTTTATAATTACAAGGACATGGTTGTCTATGTACTTAGCCATGTAATTTTTAGCTTGCTATTAGGCATTGCAGTAACAGTGTTTCCAAACCCAGATTAACAAGTGACTTTTTCTCAATTGAAATGTGAATTGTGATATTCCATATATCTACAGGTACCAGGAAAATCTGCTCAAGAATGCTTCAACAGAATCCACACAGAGATTGCAACTCCACCCCAGCATCAACCTCGTTCAAGAGCAATCAAAAGCAATTGGTCTCCAATAGGAAACGTTACCTTTTCAGACAAATCTGTGGACAATATGAAGCTGAAGGTCAAAAGGGCAAGGAGCGGCAAACAAAAGAGTCTTGTTGCACAGAAGACAGTGAGGCACTTGCTAAGGCAGCACTGCTTGGCGGATCAAACCAAGGAAGCAGATTATTTCTCGGTTCTCGAAACTTCACCAAGTGCATTAGCATTAGATTTGCCCGAGATCACATCCCCTGGAACACCTGATCGTATGTTTACCAATGCTGGTTTCCTCTTGAAGTGCAGTGAGAACTCTACATCAGCTGCTCATAAGAGGCTCTTGTCACGGTTCAAGACCAGTAATGCAGATCCAAGTCCTGAGGTTCTGAAGCAGATTAAAAACGTGGCCTTGCACGAGAAGTACATCGACCATCTACATTGCAGAGAAGCAAGAAGAAGAGCACATCCTAGGACAGCAAACTTTGTCGCTGCTGGTACGTACAACAATACCAGTAACGATCCAGAACCTGGAGTTCTGAAGGCCGCAAGAGCTGCTTTGATTGCTGAAGCAAAAGAAGCTATCACTCATTACCAGTTCGCACAATCAAACTTCATAGATCATGAGGACGATGATGCTACATCTGATAACCTTGATGGTAATTCTGATAATGATGTTGCATGATGAGGAAGTGATTTAGGCCCTACAATGAA comes from Musa acuminata AAA Group cultivar baxijiao chromosome BXJ3-3, Cavendish_Baxijiao_AAA, whole genome shotgun sequence and encodes:
- the LOC103977707 gene encoding uncharacterized protein LOC103977707 encodes the protein MSKKMATTATPVDGSGGGRQLRSHRNPLPRSPRFRSQTSHETVVLALPTSLRSSKKTKQQKKRPKTAPSEKEQTPTCGRNRRLPSASPDAAPQSRRRSPRFAASAAKCESGMGSSGGGGKEIVPASRNVRPSKPVGAPQIPRRSPRLASIAAVHAKQDGVLDLGGGGNPVEGAEKEGGGNKRTKVEVRAEEAKEVAVGALEHCCGPEEWTEEQEMALRKAYLSARPSPHFWKKVSKMVPGKSAQECFNRIHTEIATPPQHQPRSRAIKSNWSPIGNVTFSDKSVDNMKLKVKRARSGKQKSLVAQKTVRHLLRQHCLADQTKEADYFSVLETSPSALALDLPEITSPGTPDRMFTNAGFLLKCSENSTSAAHKRLLSRFKTSNADPSPEVLKQIKNVALHEKYIDHLHCREARRRAHPRTANFVAAGTYNNTSNDPEPGVLKAARAALIAEAKEAITHYQFAQSNFIDHEDDDATSDNLDGNSDNDVA
- the LOC103977706 gene encoding inactive beta-amylase 9, yielding MEVGLAVKRAGAAVPEALLPARTLGFRDSIKARTRTSCVGFQPPASGAWRKRAVWVARKGAVRSEAVLEEKAPPPMKKKEAGPVRLYVGLPLDAVSDCNAVNHGKAIAAGLRALALLGVHGVDLPVFWGVAAAGEWTSYLALAAMARDVGLRLRVSLHLHAQRRPRLPLPESVSRTAASNPDLLFSDRSGRRHPDCLSFAVDDLPVLDGKTPMEVYEEFFQSFRFAFSDFFGATIEDITIGLGPNGELRYPSFPPSGSHGFTGVGEFQCYDKYMLADLKRHAMEAGNPIWGHSGPHDAPEYNQSPAFGKFFKENGGSWETAYGQFFLSWYSGKLLSHGGRLLSVASQVFGDLPVALSAKVPLLHWWHKTRSRPSQLTAGFYNTDGRDGYEAVAEIFSSKSCTMIVPGMDLSDRDQPQGVKSSPESLLSQIMRACRKHGVRLAGENYSLVGVGTTGFRRIKENILAENSRLDSFTYHRMGAEFFSPEHWPLFTEFIRSMMQPEMDSDDIPSSGERFSLMDAVAADDREMQTV
- the LOC135633077 gene encoding vesicle-associated protein 1-1-like isoform X1; its protein translation is MGGNSRANSPSFYLRGAIRKSNLRSRDHEGAMDTGQVLVEIQPQEELRFTFELRKQSFCSVQLVNISNDYVAFKVKTTSPKRYCVQPNMGIILPRSTCNFTVTMQAPKETPRDMQLKDKFLVQSTVIPFGTTDEDIVPSFFFKENGKYIQENKLRVALISHLHPPPPENRTLRQEPAHDIPDLAEISIATNGILKHEPAEEVPILIETSISNSGALKQELDHEREMSKETCYFSDQTLGGVADVTPSLVAEDIDELKLKLNNLEAKFNEAEKTITSMREENIAAIQDRDKFQLEIAALRRKYVVNVQSGFPFSFIVFVALVTMAFGYLLHP
- the LOC135633077 gene encoding vesicle-associated protein 1-3-like isoform X2, with product MGGNSRANSPSFYLRGAIRKSNLRSRDHEGAMDTGQVLVEIQPQEELRFTFELRKQSFCSVQLVNISNDYVAFKVKTTSPKRYCVQPNMGIILPRSTCNFTVTMQAPKETPRDMQLKDKFLVQSTVIPFGTTDEDIVPSFFFKENGKYIQENKLRVALISHLHPPPPENRTLRQEPAHDIPDLAEISIATNGILKHEPAEEVPILIETSISNSGALKQELDHEREMSKETCYFSDQTLGGVADVTPSLVAEDIDELKLKLNNLEAKFNEAALRRKYVVNVQSGFPFSFIVFVALVTMAFGYLLHP